A genomic stretch from Akkermansia massiliensis includes:
- a CDS encoding Eco57I restriction-modification methylase domain-containing protein gives MNNLLERQADHEFRLPEGFSFSLREEDAHRAVTPSVLEGLLERSLTDGRRSGTVYTPGFLVRWMAREAVSSWLASRLPAPRNGNEEAGLLRNIRVLDLSAGAGAFTMGMLRELAARRKRLEPEYAEADLFRAILEENIYGVDVCAEALEVARFRFHCAWLAAGGKGDFRDHLLCGDSLDMSADGVWRQGLSAVMADGGFDLVIGNPPFVGEKGNKELFDRLKSSPLASYCSSRMDYWYVFACVGLDALKQGGVMHLVVPNRWMANAGAVPLRRKLLEDCGLLRLSDFGACRVFEAARVHTMTVLAERKGDGGGLPVPEYRRFCGPMEEVESFLEHEPYCRFSLPEDTGACAKEGLFFCSAAEWNVLEKMERCRNFRLDAAKEMTQGIVPNPDVVSARALESLVPEAVQRSGVRRGEGVFVVPQGYFNRLPAVERRFLKPLYEPALAGRYALKAPEKVLLYLTPSNGSEQAVTLLRHLEKFRPLMEARRETRMGRMKYYHVHWPRKERFFLPGPKILAVRKCARPTFSYTEDEAYVMMAFNVIRTERVSMKYLAALFNSRLMQFWFLRRGKMQGDFFQMDTAPILRVPIRVPGLSVLREVEELADTLTARYCPEGDERMNELMEGVYGLSRQEREVLIQACSPPRAGWGSMPE, from the coding sequence GTGAACAATTTGCTGGAACGGCAGGCGGACCATGAATTCCGTCTTCCGGAAGGATTCTCTTTTTCCCTGCGGGAAGAGGATGCTCACCGGGCTGTTACTCCTTCCGTGCTGGAGGGATTGCTGGAACGCTCCCTGACGGATGGCCGCCGTTCCGGAACCGTGTATACTCCCGGCTTCCTGGTCCGCTGGATGGCCCGGGAGGCGGTATCCTCCTGGCTGGCATCCAGATTGCCTGCTCCCCGGAATGGTAATGAGGAAGCCGGGTTGCTGAGAAATATCCGGGTGCTGGATTTATCCGCCGGGGCGGGGGCATTCACCATGGGAATGCTTCGGGAGCTTGCCGCGCGCAGAAAGCGTCTGGAGCCGGAATATGCGGAGGCCGATTTATTCCGTGCCATTCTGGAAGAGAATATTTACGGGGTGGATGTTTGTGCGGAGGCTCTGGAGGTGGCCCGTTTCCGTTTTCACTGTGCATGGCTAGCTGCCGGAGGAAAGGGGGATTTCCGGGACCACCTGCTGTGCGGGGACAGCCTGGACATGTCTGCGGATGGCGTCTGGCGGCAGGGCCTTTCAGCAGTGATGGCGGACGGAGGCTTTGACCTGGTAATCGGGAATCCCCCTTTTGTCGGGGAAAAAGGGAACAAGGAGCTGTTTGACCGTCTGAAGTCTTCTCCGTTGGCTTCCTATTGTTCTTCACGCATGGATTACTGGTACGTGTTCGCCTGTGTGGGTCTGGATGCCCTGAAACAGGGGGGCGTGATGCATTTGGTTGTTCCCAACAGGTGGATGGCGAATGCCGGAGCGGTTCCCCTTCGCCGCAAGCTGCTGGAAGATTGCGGATTGCTGCGTTTGTCGGATTTCGGGGCTTGCCGGGTGTTTGAAGCCGCACGGGTTCATACCATGACCGTTCTGGCGGAAAGGAAGGGGGATGGGGGAGGACTCCCGGTTCCGGAATACCGCCGTTTTTGCGGTCCTATGGAAGAGGTGGAATCCTTTCTGGAACATGAACCGTACTGCCGGTTTTCTTTGCCGGAAGATACAGGGGCATGCGCCAAGGAAGGATTGTTTTTCTGCTCCGCAGCCGAATGGAACGTTCTGGAGAAGATGGAGAGATGCCGGAATTTCAGGCTGGATGCCGCAAAGGAAATGACGCAGGGGATTGTTCCGAACCCCGATGTCGTTTCCGCCCGTGCGCTGGAGAGCCTGGTGCCGGAGGCAGTGCAGCGGTCCGGCGTCCGGAGGGGGGAAGGGGTGTTTGTAGTGCCGCAGGGGTATTTCAACCGGCTGCCGGCAGTGGAACGGCGTTTTCTCAAGCCTCTGTATGAACCCGCCCTGGCAGGAAGATACGCGTTGAAAGCTCCGGAGAAGGTGTTGCTCTATCTGACTCCGTCCAACGGGTCGGAACAGGCCGTCACGCTTCTCCGGCATCTGGAAAAGTTCCGCCCCCTGATGGAAGCCCGGCGGGAAACCCGCATGGGCCGCATGAAGTACTATCATGTGCACTGGCCCCGGAAGGAACGGTTCTTCCTTCCCGGTCCCAAGATTCTGGCTGTCCGGAAGTGTGCACGGCCCACCTTCTCCTACACGGAGGATGAGGCTTATGTAATGATGGCGTTCAACGTGATACGCACGGAACGCGTAAGCATGAAGTACCTGGCCGCCCTGTTCAATTCACGTCTCATGCAGTTCTGGTTTCTCCGCAGGGGGAAGATGCAGGGGGACTTTTTCCAGATGGATACGGCACCCATCCTCCGCGTTCCCATCCGGGTGCCCGGCCTTTCCGTGCTGCGGGAGGTGGAAGAGCTGGCGGATACCCTCACGGCCCGCTATTGCCCGGAAGGGGATGAACGGATGAATGAGCTGATGGAAGGCGTTTACGGCCTCTCCCGGCAGGAACGGGAAGTGCTTATTCAGGCGTGCTCTCCACCGCGGGCCGGGTGGGGAAGCATGCCAGAATGA
- a CDS encoding SDR family oxidoreductase: MMDVDFSGSAVVVTGGAGGIGRAIAKACAAAGARVAVLDVKHEETASLLEELPGEGHLCVTGDAGVEEDVRFFAEKVLEHFGRVDVLVNNACITRHGILSGCSYEDFNEVLREGVAAPYLLSLLFRDHFSRGASIVNIASTRASMSQKDTESYSAAKGALISLTHALAMSLAPLGVRVNSISPGWIDTGAFGALSPEDGLQHPSGRVGTPEDIVQAVFFLCRSGFVNAENLVIDGGMTRMMVYHGDEGWTFRPEPPDTVPS, from the coding sequence ATGATGGATGTTGATTTTTCCGGAAGTGCCGTGGTCGTGACGGGCGGAGCCGGCGGCATTGGCCGCGCCATTGCGAAGGCTTGCGCCGCAGCAGGCGCACGCGTGGCGGTGCTGGATGTGAAGCATGAGGAAACGGCCTCCCTGCTGGAAGAATTGCCGGGAGAAGGCCATCTCTGCGTGACGGGTGATGCGGGGGTGGAAGAGGACGTGCGTTTTTTTGCGGAAAAAGTGTTGGAGCACTTCGGCCGGGTGGATGTCCTGGTAAACAATGCATGCATCACCCGCCACGGTATTCTTTCCGGCTGCTCTTATGAGGACTTTAATGAAGTTCTGCGCGAGGGCGTTGCTGCCCCCTACCTGCTCAGCCTTTTGTTCCGTGATCATTTTTCCCGCGGGGCTTCCATCGTGAACATCGCCTCCACCCGCGCTTCCATGTCCCAGAAGGATACGGAAAGCTACAGCGCGGCCAAGGGAGCCCTCATCTCCCTGACCCACGCTCTTGCCATGAGCCTCGCGCCCCTCGGCGTCCGGGTGAACAGCATCAGCCCCGGCTGGATTGACACGGGGGCCTTTGGAGCCTTGTCCCCGGAGGACGGCCTCCAGCATCCTTCCGGGCGCGTTGGAACGCCGGAGGATATCGTTCAGGCTGTGTTCTTCCTCTGCCGCTCCGGCTTCGTCAATGCGGAAAACCTGGTCATTGACGGCGGCATGACTCGGATGATGGTGTATCACGGGGATGAAGGCTGGACGTTCCGTCCGGAGCCGCCGGACACGGTCCCCTCATGA
- the def gene encoding peptide deformylase: MILDILQYGHPLLREECSPVVHINKDLLSFLDDMQETLAQGGIGLAAPQVGRAIQMVTINIPPTDATTTWLEVDGRPATLAQIMPLNFINPVLHPFGRNVPYREGCLSITKVYANVLRRSCVKAILTLMDGRTVTIKCNGLLARCLQHEVDHLQGGLFTDLVSPEDHDKVVRRLRLTHPDAFEEDDDSYARRMKEERRARARDAQTPPTPRKTA; this comes from the coding sequence GTGATTCTTGACATTCTTCAATACGGACACCCCCTTTTGAGGGAGGAATGCAGCCCCGTGGTTCATATCAACAAAGACCTTCTTTCCTTCCTGGACGACATGCAGGAAACCCTGGCCCAGGGGGGCATAGGCCTGGCCGCTCCGCAGGTGGGAAGGGCCATTCAGATGGTCACCATCAATATTCCGCCCACGGACGCCACTACTACATGGCTGGAAGTGGACGGACGCCCGGCCACGCTGGCGCAAATCATGCCCTTGAATTTCATCAATCCCGTCCTCCACCCCTTCGGCAGGAATGTGCCGTACCGGGAAGGCTGCCTGAGCATCACCAAGGTGTATGCGAACGTCCTGCGCCGCTCCTGCGTGAAGGCCATCCTGACCCTGATGGACGGACGCACCGTGACCATCAAATGCAACGGGCTCCTGGCGCGCTGCCTGCAGCACGAGGTGGACCATCTTCAGGGAGGCCTGTTCACGGACCTGGTTTCCCCGGAGGACCATGACAAGGTGGTGCGGAGGCTCCGGCTGACCCATCCGGACGCCTTTGAGGAAGACGACGACAGCTACGCCCGCCGCATGAAGGAGGAACGCCGCGCCCGGGCCCGAGATGCCCAAACGCCACCCACGCCCAGAAAAACCGCTTGA
- the tdh gene encoding L-threonine 3-dehydrogenase, with the protein MRGMKALVKTQAGPGLELMDVPMPEVGPNDVLIKIHKTAICGTDLHIWNWDKWAQQTIPVGMHVGHEFCGVIEAVGSSVTEYKPGEIVSGEGHIVCGHCRSCRSGQKHLCPNTKGVGVNRPGCFAEYLSIPQDNVVRIHKSIPMEIASIFDPLGNAVHTALSWDMVGEDVLITGAGVIGCMAAAVCKKAGAKTVVITDINDFRLSLAKTLGADRTVNVTREKLEDVMKELEMTEGFDVCLEMSGAPSCLKDIIDNSRNGANISLLGIQPDGSSIEWNKFIWKGLKMKGIYGREIFETWHKMDSMIRSGLNIAPIITHRLPYTEFREGFEAMNSGKSGKVVLDWIV; encoded by the coding sequence ATGAGGGGCATGAAAGCTCTTGTAAAAACGCAGGCAGGCCCCGGTTTGGAACTGATGGATGTTCCCATGCCGGAAGTCGGCCCGAACGATGTCCTGATTAAAATTCATAAAACAGCCATTTGCGGCACGGACCTTCATATCTGGAACTGGGACAAGTGGGCCCAGCAGACCATTCCCGTGGGGATGCACGTGGGCCATGAGTTCTGCGGCGTGATTGAAGCCGTAGGCTCTTCCGTGACGGAATACAAGCCCGGGGAGATCGTTTCCGGAGAAGGCCACATCGTCTGCGGCCACTGCCGGAGCTGCCGTTCCGGCCAGAAGCACCTGTGCCCGAACACGAAGGGCGTGGGCGTGAACAGGCCCGGCTGCTTTGCGGAGTACCTCTCCATTCCCCAGGACAACGTGGTGCGCATCCACAAGAGCATTCCGATGGAGATCGCCTCCATCTTCGACCCCCTGGGCAACGCCGTCCATACGGCCTTGTCCTGGGACATGGTGGGGGAAGACGTCCTGATTACGGGCGCGGGAGTCATCGGCTGCATGGCCGCCGCCGTCTGCAAGAAGGCCGGAGCCAAGACGGTGGTTATCACGGACATCAATGATTTCCGCCTGAGCCTGGCCAAGACGCTGGGCGCGGACCGTACCGTGAACGTGACCCGTGAAAAACTGGAGGACGTAATGAAGGAGCTGGAAATGACGGAAGGGTTTGACGTGTGCCTGGAAATGAGCGGCGCCCCGTCCTGCCTGAAAGACATCATCGACAATTCCCGGAACGGAGCCAACATTTCCCTGCTGGGCATCCAGCCGGACGGCTCCAGCATCGAATGGAACAAGTTTATCTGGAAGGGGCTGAAAATGAAGGGCATTTACGGGCGTGAAATTTTTGAAACCTGGCACAAGATGGATTCCATGATCCGCAGCGGCCTGAATATAGCGCCCATCATTACGCACCGCCTGCCCTACACGGAATTCCGGGAAGGCTTTGAGGCCATGAATTCCGGCAAGTCCGGCAAGGTGGTTCTGGACTGGATTGTCTGA
- the glgP gene encoding alpha-glucan family phosphorylase, which translates to MAKSFLPTIFEHPYEIDPKYGKSVAYFSMEYAIDNSFKIYSGGLGYLSGSHMRSAHDLRQNLVGVGILWSYGYYNQIRAEDGSMATQYMRKNYPFLEDHNIKFLIHVCGAPVWVKAYFLNPETFGTAPMFFLSTDLEENDEESRNISRRLYDANGFTRIAQYVLLGKGGARLFDELGIEPEIYHLNEAHGLAAAFHVLAKTGSVEEVRKRFVFTTHTPEEAGNEKMDVNTMNTFSFFDGLSMEQVRAAVGLTDNTFNYTLAALRLSHIANGVSKLHGEVSRQMWKDYEGVCPIIHITNAQNQKYWQDPELAEAFQARNKEAFIRRKRALKKALFRMVGEQTGRVFDPNCLTIVWARRFAAYKRPDLVTGNPTMFERMLQRTNYPVQFIWAGKPYPMDHGAIEIFNRLNDMTAKYPRSAVLSGYELGLSRYLKNGSDVWLNNPVVTREASGTSGMSAAMNGSISVSTNDGWICEFAKDGENCFVIPEAAPHLSPEARDRSDRDNFYNILDDKILPLYYDHNDKWMDIVFNAMTDIYPEFDSDRMADQYYTEMYNS; encoded by the coding sequence ATGGCGAAATCATTCTTACCCACCATTTTTGAACATCCGTATGAAATCGACCCCAAATACGGAAAAAGCGTAGCGTACTTCTCCATGGAATACGCCATTGACAATTCATTCAAAATCTATTCCGGCGGCCTGGGCTACCTGTCCGGCTCCCACATGCGCAGCGCCCATGACCTGCGCCAGAACCTCGTAGGCGTCGGCATCCTGTGGAGCTACGGCTACTACAACCAGATCCGGGCGGAAGACGGCTCCATGGCCACGCAGTACATGCGCAAGAACTACCCGTTCCTGGAAGACCACAACATCAAATTCCTCATCCACGTCTGCGGCGCGCCCGTCTGGGTGAAAGCCTACTTCCTGAATCCGGAAACTTTCGGCACCGCCCCCATGTTCTTCCTTTCCACGGACCTGGAGGAAAACGACGAGGAAAGCCGCAACATCTCCCGCCGCCTGTACGACGCCAACGGCTTCACCCGCATCGCCCAGTACGTGCTGCTCGGCAAGGGCGGCGCCCGTCTCTTTGACGAGCTGGGCATTGAACCGGAAATCTACCACCTGAATGAAGCCCACGGCCTGGCCGCCGCCTTCCATGTGCTTGCCAAGACCGGCAGCGTGGAGGAAGTGCGCAAGCGCTTCGTCTTCACTACGCACACCCCGGAGGAAGCCGGCAATGAAAAGATGGACGTGAACACCATGAACACGTTCTCCTTCTTCGACGGGCTTTCCATGGAACAGGTGCGCGCCGCCGTAGGCCTGACGGACAACACGTTCAACTACACGCTGGCCGCCCTGCGCCTTTCCCACATCGCCAACGGCGTTTCCAAGCTCCACGGCGAAGTTTCCCGCCAGATGTGGAAGGACTATGAAGGCGTGTGCCCCATCATCCACATCACGAACGCCCAGAACCAGAAATACTGGCAGGACCCGGAACTGGCGGAAGCCTTCCAGGCCCGCAACAAGGAGGCCTTCATCCGCCGCAAGCGCGCCCTGAAGAAAGCCCTCTTCCGCATGGTGGGGGAACAGACGGGCCGCGTCTTTGACCCGAACTGCCTCACCATCGTCTGGGCGCGCCGCTTTGCGGCCTACAAGCGTCCGGACCTGGTCACTGGCAATCCCACCATGTTTGAACGCATGCTCCAGCGCACCAACTATCCGGTGCAGTTCATCTGGGCAGGCAAACCCTACCCGATGGACCACGGCGCCATTGAAATCTTCAACCGCCTGAACGACATGACGGCCAAGTATCCCCGTTCCGCCGTGCTCTCCGGCTATGAACTGGGCCTGAGCCGCTACCTGAAGAACGGCTCCGACGTGTGGCTGAACAACCCCGTAGTCACCCGGGAGGCCTCCGGCACCTCCGGCATGTCCGCCGCCATGAACGGCTCCATCTCCGTCTCCACCAATGACGGCTGGATCTGTGAATTCGCCAAGGACGGGGAAAACTGCTTCGTCATTCCGGAAGCGGCTCCCCACCTCTCCCCGGAAGCCCGCGACCGCTCCGACCGCGACAACTTCTACAACATCCTGGACGACAAGATTCTGCCGCTTTACTACGATCACAACGACAAGTGGATGGACATTGTCTTCAATGCGATGACGGATATCTACCCCGAGTTTGACTCCGACCGCATGGCGGACCAGTACTACACGGAGATGTACAACAGCTAG
- a CDS encoding ion transporter: MPLITRTKQGAANFGPWENVVRVLILVWFMLYTLNAIPDVHPLVGRIAAKVNYWISYFFVFEYILRVLCAKPRKAYIFSGMGILDFIVCVPFLGMFFGADWQILYSLRIVRVLAIFKLARFNQTAASFKKAFYLIRDEFFLFFSVILFMLYVTSLGIYIAEHDAQPEKFRSFFDALWFAVETLSTVGYGDLVPITPMGRIFTGVIMFIAVSIIAISTGLITSAFSRVWQQENVFAHRRKRPADKTAAESGGEEEEPK, from the coding sequence ATGCCCCTGATTACCCGCACCAAGCAAGGCGCAGCCAATTTCGGCCCCTGGGAGAACGTCGTCAGGGTGCTGATTCTGGTATGGTTCATGCTGTACACGCTGAATGCCATTCCGGACGTTCATCCGCTGGTAGGCCGGATTGCGGCCAAGGTGAATTACTGGATCAGCTATTTCTTTGTGTTTGAGTATATCCTGCGGGTGCTGTGCGCCAAGCCGCGGAAGGCTTATATCTTCAGCGGCATGGGCATTCTGGATTTCATTGTCTGCGTGCCGTTCCTGGGCATGTTTTTCGGGGCGGACTGGCAGATTCTTTATTCCCTGCGGATTGTCCGTGTGCTGGCCATTTTCAAGCTGGCCCGGTTTAATCAAACCGCAGCCAGCTTTAAAAAGGCCTTTTACCTGATCCGGGATGAGTTCTTCCTGTTCTTTTCCGTGATCCTGTTTATGCTGTACGTCACGTCCCTGGGCATTTACATTGCGGAGCACGATGCCCAGCCGGAGAAGTTCCGCTCCTTTTTTGACGCCCTGTGGTTTGCCGTGGAGACCCTGAGCACGGTGGGGTACGGCGATCTGGTGCCTATTACGCCCATGGGACGCATTTTTACCGGGGTGATCATGTTCATTGCCGTGTCCATCATCGCCATTTCCACGGGGCTCATCACGTCCGCCTTTTCCCGCGTGTGGCAGCAGGAGAACGTTTTCGCGCACCGCCGCAAGCGCCCTGCGGACAAGACCGCGGCTGAATCCGGCGGTGAAGAGGAGGAACCCAAATAG
- a CDS encoding arsenate reductase family protein → MSSLFIEYPKCTTCQKAKKWLDEQGVSYEDRHIVEQNPTAEELRTWIEESGLPSKRFFNTSGLLYKSMNLKDRLPGMSLEEQVALLATNGMLVKRPILITNGRICVGFKADEWKAALHS, encoded by the coding sequence ATGTCTTCCTTGTTTATTGAATATCCCAAGTGCACGACTTGCCAGAAAGCCAAAAAATGGCTTGATGAACAGGGCGTTTCCTATGAGGACCGCCACATTGTGGAGCAAAACCCCACGGCGGAGGAGCTCCGGACCTGGATTGAAGAGAGCGGCCTGCCGTCCAAGAGGTTTTTCAATACCAGCGGCCTGCTGTACAAGAGCATGAATTTGAAAGACAGGCTTCCCGGCATGAGCCTGGAGGAGCAGGTGGCTCTGCTGGCTACCAACGGTATGCTGGTCAAACGCCCCATTCTAATCACCAACGGGAGGATTTGCGTCGGCTTCAAGGCTGACGAGTGGAAAGCCGCCCTTCATTCCTGA
- a CDS encoding MBL fold metallo-hydrolase RNA specificity domain-containing protein gives MKIHFCGAAGTTTGSQHLLEVNGSRILLDCGMYQGRREEAWHINKDFPYFSPAEVDAAVLSHAHIDHSGNLPNLVKQGFQGNIYSTFATRDLCQLMLADAARIQEHDCAFINKMNKRRGIQQPEIYPTYSEQDAERCMRQFVNIGYERSIPVVPGVTLTFYDAGHILGAAQVCLDIEDREDGRKKRFLFSGDVGRGDNELLRDPVPVPDVDILLMESTYGGRFHEAPSRDDEAFCRVIREALDLGGRVYIPAFAVERTQQLLYLLNRAYHEGSLPLLPVYVDSPMAVGATEIFRIHPECFNKEVYDFLFREKDPFCFEQLRLIRSVGESQDLNKMNGQAIIISASGMCEAGRILHHLANNIGNPKNTVLFVGYCAEHTLGRKIMDGWKEVPILGKQYTVRARIREMDSFSGHADHGELLEYFDKTGGPKRNIILAHGEEKASRALAEALRERQPNPVSIAQLGSAMVL, from the coding sequence ATGAAAATTCATTTTTGCGGCGCGGCGGGTACGACGACGGGGTCCCAGCATTTGCTGGAGGTGAACGGGAGCAGGATTCTTCTGGATTGCGGCATGTACCAGGGGCGGCGTGAGGAAGCCTGGCACATCAACAAGGATTTTCCCTATTTTTCTCCGGCGGAGGTGGACGCGGCGGTTCTTTCCCACGCGCACATAGACCATTCCGGCAATCTTCCCAATCTGGTGAAGCAGGGGTTTCAGGGGAATATTTACAGTACGTTTGCAACCCGGGATCTCTGCCAGCTCATGCTGGCGGACGCCGCCCGCATCCAGGAGCACGATTGCGCGTTCATTAATAAGATGAACAAGCGCCGGGGCATTCAGCAGCCGGAGATTTATCCCACTTATTCCGAACAGGATGCGGAACGGTGCATGCGCCAGTTCGTGAATATCGGGTATGAACGCTCCATCCCCGTCGTTCCGGGCGTGACGCTCACGTTTTATGATGCGGGCCATATTCTGGGCGCCGCGCAGGTGTGCCTGGATATTGAGGACCGGGAAGACGGGCGGAAGAAGCGCTTCCTGTTTTCCGGAGACGTGGGCAGGGGGGATAATGAACTCCTGCGTGATCCCGTGCCCGTTCCGGATGTGGACATTCTGCTGATGGAGAGCACCTACGGCGGCCGTTTCCATGAGGCCCCCTCCCGTGATGACGAAGCCTTCTGCAGGGTGATCAGGGAGGCCCTGGACCTGGGCGGCCGCGTTTACATTCCCGCCTTTGCGGTAGAGCGCACCCAGCAGCTTCTTTACCTGCTGAACAGGGCTTATCATGAAGGTTCGCTGCCTTTGCTGCCCGTGTATGTGGACAGCCCCATGGCCGTGGGCGCCACGGAGATTTTCCGCATTCATCCGGAGTGCTTCAACAAGGAGGTGTATGATTTTCTGTTCCGGGAAAAGGATCCGTTCTGTTTTGAACAGCTGCGGCTTATCCGTTCCGTGGGGGAATCCCAGGATCTGAACAAGATGAACGGGCAGGCCATCATCATCTCCGCCTCCGGCATGTGTGAGGCCGGGCGCATCCTTCACCATCTGGCGAACAACATCGGCAACCCGAAGAATACGGTCCTTTTTGTGGGCTATTGCGCGGAGCATACGCTGGGCCGCAAGATCATGGACGGGTGGAAGGAGGTTCCCATCCTGGGCAAGCAGTACACTGTCCGGGCCAGGATACGGGAGATGGACTCCTTTTCCGGCCATGCGGACCATGGAGAGCTGCTGGAATATTTTGACAAGACCGGGGGGCCCAAGAGAAATATCATTCTGGCGCACGGGGAGGAGAAGGCCTCCCGCGCCCTGGCGGAGGCGCTCAGGGAGCGGCAGCCCAATCCCGTTTCCATCGCGCAACTGGGAAGCGCCATGGTGCTTTGA